One segment of Rosa chinensis cultivar Old Blush chromosome 6, RchiOBHm-V2, whole genome shotgun sequence DNA contains the following:
- the LOC112171222 gene encoding uncharacterized protein LOC112171222: MATFRRIMTDCGLMDMGFIGSRFTWSNKFTKERLIEASRHQLLTQQEKYWRQRSRAIWLKDGDRNLAYFHRRASNRRSRNLIRGLVNEQNVWQSDPHEIQRLLMSYFQQVFSTKGYDNEALSAVIQATPVKVTKEMNEDLMRPYTDEEIKGALFQMHPSKSSGPDGLSALIAQAVNNNRIQGLTMCHTAPTLHHLFFADDGFLFGTTNVAECISYRNILDIYERAFGQKVNFQKSSVVFSNNVSMETQLQLAHLLAVKRVHEHDRYLGLPLRVGKSKTTIFEYIKEKFTKKLFSWKAKILNCAGKEILIKAVAQTMSLYAMNCYLLPKSLCDDIYQLCASFFWGDTDEHKKIHWRSWDRMCLTKQEGGMGFKNIYAYNLAMLAKKGWRIVTNPDSLIAKLYKARYFPYCSFWEAELGDSPLFSWRSCINGRPVLKARVQWKIGDGK, translated from the exons ATGGCTACCTTTCGAAGAATAATGACCGATTGTGGCCTTATGGACATGGGATTTATTGGCAGTAGATTCACGTGGAGCAACAAATTCACTAAGGAGCGCCTGATTGAGGCTTCCAGACA CCAACTCCTTACTCAGCAGGAAAAATACTGGCGTCAAAGGTCTAGAGCTATCTGGCTCAAGGATGGTGATAGAAACTTGGCGTACTTCCATAGGCGTGCTAGTAATAGAAGAAGTAGAAACTTGATTCGAGGTTTGGTGAATGAGCAAAATGTATGGCAATCTGATCCCCATGAGATTCAACGTTTACTTATGAGCTATTTTCAACAAGTGTTTTCTACAAAAGGTTATGACAATGAAGCTTTATCTGCGGTTATACAAGCTACACCAGTCAAAGTAACAAAGGAGATGAATGAAGATTTAATGAGGCCTTACACTGATGAGGAAATAAAAGGAGCACTCTTTCAAATGCATCCCTCCAAAAGCTCGGGACCGGATG GTTTATCAGCTTTAATTGCACAGGCAGTGAACAACAACAGGATTCAAGGTCTTACCATGTGTCATACGGCTCCAACTCTACATCACTTGTTTTTTGCTGATGACGGCTTCTTGTTTGGCACTACAAATGTGGCAGAATGCATTAGCTATAGAAATATTTTAGACATTTATGAAAGAGCATTTGGTCAAAAGGTGAACTTTCAGAAGAGCAGTGTGGTGTTTAGCAACAATGTAAGTATGGAGACTCAGTTACAGCTCGCACATCTTTTAGCTGTGAAGAGAGTTCATGAGCATGACAGATATTTGGGCCTACCTCTAAGGGTGGGTAAATCgaagaccacaatatttgaatATATCAAAGAGAAGTTTACAAAGAAGTTATTTAGTTGGAAAGCAAAAATTCTCAACTGTGCAGGTAAAGAGATTTTGATTAAGGCTGTAGCACAAACTATGTCTTTGTATGCAATGAATTGTTACTTATTGCCAAAGAGCTTATGTGATGACATTTATCAACTGTGTGCTTCCTTCTTTTGGGGGGATACTGATGAGCATAAGAAAATCCACTGGCGTAGTTGGGACAGAATGTGCCTGACAAAACAGGAGGGTGGTATGGGCTTCAAAAATATTTATGCTTACAATTTAGCTATGCTAGCAAAAAAGGGATGGAGAATTGTCACTAATCCTGATTCTTTAATTGCTAAATTATACAAGGCTCGTTATTTTCCTTACTGTTCCTTTTGGGAAGCAGAACTTGGAGACTCACCATTATTCTCATGGAGAAGCTGTATTAATGGAAGACCTGTCCTTAAAGCCAGGGTTCAATGGAAGATTGGGGATGGAAAATAG